The genomic stretch TGAAGTGGGACCGAATTAGATGAATCGGTTGACCCAAGACTCCAAAATCTAGCCATGTATCAAAACTCTGGTAAAGAAACTGAAAAGGTAAATGAACCAACCAATGATGGATAGGAAGACAAAAGCAGAGAAGCAGAAGATAAAGAAACACCTTATATGCCTCCACCACCATACAAACCACATATACCTTATCCTCAAAGACTTTCTAAGTCCAAAAATTAAGGACAAATGAAGAAATTTGTAGAACTTCTGAAGCAGCTTAATATCACTATACCATTCACAAAAGCCATTACGCAAATACTTTCATATGCTAAATTCCTTAAAGAAATCTTATCTAATAAGAAAAAGCTTGAGGATAATGAAACTAGTATGCTTACTGTTGAGTGTAACGCTATTATTCAAAACAACATGCCTCCTAAGTTGAAAGACCCAGCTAGTTTTTCCATACCACGTATGATTGGAAAGTTTATCATAAACAAAGCTTtatgcgacttaggagccaaTGTTAGTTTAATGCCTTTATCCACATGCAATAAACTAAATTTAGGAGATATAAGACCAACGAATGTGTCTCTACAACTAGCTAACCGTTCTGTTAAATTTCCAATAGGCATGCTAGAGAACATTCTCGTTCGTATAGGTCAATTCTATATTCCCACCGACTTTGTAATAATGGATATAAAGGAGGATTCCCACATCCCTATTATTTTAGGAAGACCTTTTTTAGTCACAGTTGGAGCCATCATAGATATCAAGAAAGGAAAGATAACTTTCGAAGTTGGGGAAGAAAAGGTCTAATTTATTTTAGCTCAATTCTTACAGGCGCCAACTATAGAAGATTCATGTTGTCTCTTAGACGTCATCGACGAATGTGTGAAAGAAATGGAGAGGGAACCATCTAAGTATAGTGAAGTACTAAAGGTTTCAGCGCCTCCTATATTCGAAGACGATAATTGGCATGAGCCATAGGTAGATAACAGTCTGAGGGAATGTCTAGCACTAACATCCAATCTAATTCCACACCCAAAGACACCTTCTGTAAAACTTAAAACACTACCCAAAGACCTAAGGTATGAATTCCTAGACACCAAGCTTGAATgaccagtaatagtcaatgcTGACTTAGGACATATAGAAACCGAAAAGTTACTTCATGTCTTAAGAAAGTATCCAACAACTTTAGGCTATAACATCtcagatctaaaaggaataagttCATCTATATGTATGTATCACATTATGCTAGAGGGGGGCTGTAAAGCCTCTACAGAACATCCGAGAAGAATCAATCCAATCTTGAGTGATATAGTCAAAAAGGAGCTACAAAAGCTATTAGAAACAGGAATTATATACCCGACATCCGACAGTAACTGGGTCAGTCCAGTACATGtcgtaccaaagaagggaggtgTTACAATCGTCAGTAATGAAAAGGGCGAATCCATAGCAAAACTAATTCAAATCGGATGGAGgatgtgcatagactatagaaaTTTGAATAAAGCCACTCGTAAAGATCATTTTCCATTGCCTTTCATCGATCAAATGCTTGAATGACTAGCTAAACATTCtcatttctgttatttagacaGATACTTAGGATTCTTCCAAATTCCTATTCATtctgatgaccaagaaaagactaccTTCACATGTCCTTATGGTATGTTCGCTTATTGATGAATGACATTTGGACTGTGTAACGCTCCTACAACAT from Lathyrus oleraceus cultivar Zhongwan6 chromosome 7, CAAS_Psat_ZW6_1.0, whole genome shotgun sequence encodes the following:
- the LOC127102660 gene encoding uncharacterized protein LOC127102660, encoding MKKFVELLKQLNITIPFTKAITQILSYAKFLKEILSNKKKLEDNETSMLTVECNAIIQNNMPPKLKDPASFSIPRMIGKFIINKALCDLGANVSLMPLSTCNKLNLGDIRPTNVSLQLANRSVKFPIGMLENILVRIGQFYIPTDFVIMDIKEDSHIPIILGRPFLVTVGAIIDIKKGKITFEVGEEKV